A single Deltaproteobacteria bacterium DNA region contains:
- a CDS encoding Hsp20/alpha crystallin family protein yields the protein MELVRWEPFDGLSRLHSRVNDLFDNSFVPGWAHTNGAWLPPVDILESKEAYLIRAELPGMKKEDFKLELNDGTLSLSGERKYEKPAEGFEIHRSERASGKFTRSFYLPEKVKQEGIIASYRDGILEIHVPKAEEAKPRQITIN from the coding sequence TTGATGGACTGAGCAGACTGCACAGCCGGGTCAACGATCTGTTCGATAACAGCTTCGTACCGGGCTGGGCCCACACCAATGGCGCATGGCTGCCGCCAGTCGACATATTGGAAAGCAAGGAAGCCTACTTAATTCGCGCTGAGCTGCCGGGCATGAAAAAAGAGGATTTCAAACTGGAGCTCAACGACGGCACCCTATCGTTAAGCGGGGAGCGCAAGTATGAAAAGCCCGCTGAAGGCTTCGAGATACACCGCAGCGAAAGAGCGAGCGGCAAATTTACCCGCTCCTTCTACCTGCCGGAGAAAGTAAAGCAGGAGGGCATCATCGCTTCCTACCGCGACGGCATCCTGGAAATCCACGTGCCCAAAGCGGAAGAGGCCAAGCCGCGCCAGATAACCATTAACTAA